From a single Lacerta agilis isolate rLacAgi1 chromosome 3, rLacAgi1.pri, whole genome shotgun sequence genomic region:
- the ZBTB2 gene encoding zinc finger and BTB domain-containing protein 2 has protein sequence MDLANHGLILLQQLNAQREFGFLCDCTVAIGDVYFKAHKSVLASFSNYFKMLFVHQSSECVRLKATDIQPDIFSYLLHLMYTGKMAPQLIDPVRLEQGIKFLHAFPLIQEASLASQGNFTHPEQIFPLASSLYGIQIADHQARNSTKVAATTDKPVRGPRPQSSRANQEQMHEATQLSQIPPPPLPQVPPTNMSTSDPLQPPLSPELVSTAPHPSPPGDENNMEASSSDDQPASLTIAHVKPSIMKKNGSFPKYYACHLCGRRFNLRSSLREHLQIHTGVPFSSSQHGESSVPLSLCNNAPEKDAMEAAEAGMISDSELQQISDSPIIDGQPQAETPPPSDIADIDNLEQADQEREVKRRKYECSICGRKFIQKSHWREHMYIHTGKPFKCSTCDKSFCRANQAARHVCLNQSMDTYTMVDKQTLELCTFEEGNQMDNMLVQTNKPYKCNLCDKTFSTPNEVVKHSCQSQNSVFTLDEDRSILLGGGDAETTESDHSVLDSIKKEQEAVLLD, from the exons ATGGATTTAGCCAACCATGGACTGAttcttctgcagcagctgaatgCTCAACGGGagtttggtttcctgtgtgactGTACAGTTGCTATTGGTGATGTTTACTTCAAGGCACACAAATCTGTCCTTGCCTCTTTTTCCAACTATTTCAAGATGTTGTTTGTTCATCAAAGCAG TGAATGTGTCCGTTTGAAGGCAACTGACATACAGCCAGATATTTTCAGCTATCTCTTACATTTGATGTACACTGGAAAAATGGCACCTCAGCTCATAGATCCTGTTCGATTGGAACAAGGAATAAAGTTTCTGCATGCGTTCCCGCTTATTCAAGAGGCTAGTCTTGCCAGTCAAGGAAACTTTACACACCCGGAGCAGATTTTTCCAttggcatcttcattatatgGTATTCAGATTGCGGATCACCAGGCAAGAAATTCCACAAAAGTAGCCGCCACAACTGACAAACCTGTTCGAGGACCAAGGCCACAGTCATCAAGAGCAAATCAAGAACAGATGCATGAAGCCACCCAACTGTCAcagataccaccaccaccactgcctcaAGTGCCCCCAACAAATATGTCCACTTCAGACCCATTACAGCCTCCGTTGTCTCCTGAACTGGTTTCTACTGCTCCTCATCCTTCTCCTCCAGGTGATGAAAACAACATGGAAGCCTCCTCCTCAGATGATCAGCCTGCTTCTCTCACAATTGCGCACGTCAAGCCAAGCATTATGAAAAAGAACGGAAGCTTCCCCAAATACTACGCTTGTCACCTCTGCGGTCGGCGATTCAATTTGCGAAGTAGTTTGCGTGAGCACCTCCAGATTCACACGGGGGTGCCTTTCTCATCAAGCCAGCACGGGGAAAGTAGCGTTCCTTTATCTCTTTGTAATAACGCTCCTGAAAAAGATGCTATGGAAGCTGCTGAAGCTGGAATGATTAGCGATAGTGAGCTGCAGCAGATCTCGGATTCACCCATCATCGATGGACAACCGCAGGCTGAAACACCACCGCCCTCTGACATTGCTGACATAGACAACTTGGAGCAAGCAGATCAAGAAAGGGAAGTTAAAAGGCGGAAGTATGAGTGTTCCATTTGTGGGCGCAAATTTATTCAGAAAAGCCACTGGAGAGAGCACATGTACATTCATACTGGCAAGCCTTTCAAGTGCAGCACCTGTGACAAAAGCTTCTGCCGGGCCAATCAAGCTGCTCGACATGTATGTCTAAACCAAAGCATGGACACCTACACCATGGTGGACAAGCAGACTCTGGAGCTTTGTACTTTTGAGGAAGGCAACCAAATGGACAACATGTTGGTCCAGACCAACAAACCCTATAAATGCAACTTGTGTGATAAAACGTTCTCCACGCCTAATGAAGTCGTCAAACATTCGTGCCAAAGTCAGAACTCTGTCTTTACTCTAGACGAGGATAGATCCATTTTGCTAGGTGGTGGGGATGCTGAAACCACAGAGAGTGATCATTCGGTCTTAGACTCTATCaaaaaagaacaggaagcagtGTTGTTAGACTGA